Genomic DNA from Cloeon dipterum chromosome 3, ieCloDipt1.1, whole genome shotgun sequence:
tttctcacatgatttccAATTGTAATTGACTGTGATACATTAATGTATTTATGACAtagtgtgagaataaacatccaATAATAAATCCGCAGCTACAGCACAGCACGCTAGCTTGACTCCCTTTTccgaacaataaaaaactagAGAATAATAGGATCCACTCATTTTCGACCATTTAGGAACGCATTGTGTTCTTAAAATAGTTTTGCGCGGGATGCGGTGTCAAAAAATAACGCAATACACAGCATCGGCTCCTTCTCCTTGACTCCACTTATCGTCCGTCTTGACTTTTGCTACTATAACGTTGTTTAGTTTATTGGCTTAAGATTAAATCAGACACGTAATTATtcgaaaagagaataatttattttaaattttttattactctatTCCTTCTACTATCTCCCCTACACACAAGcgctatcaaaatttgaattgtataaGTTTCGCGCGAACCAATGTATTGTGAATTTTCGCTGTGAGAGTGCACCTTCgcctatatttaaaatagacgaACCTATTCCCTGAGCAGGCACTAAGTGGGGGCGAGTGCATATGTATTCGCCTGCAAGTAAATTTGTCAGAAGCCCAAACACCTTGACTGGCGAAGCACACATCGTGTAGATGGTGTGCATTCGGCCAACTTGCGACTTCCATTCTGAGTCGGATCCGATTTCATTTCTAAGCTGTACTACAACGTAAGTTacagttttaattgttggGCTTCCTATTTTCCCAAGTGACTTCTGAgcacttgatttaattttggctgcTTTCTGACAAATTGCTTGTAACCCCAGGTGCCCTGCGGGGCCGTTCTGTACTGTTTGAATCGACGGCCTGCGAAGCCTTCCCGGGCGTCGTACGGGCGGCGGGTTTGGACCCTCGACACCCTGAGTCCACCCAAGACCATCTACCCGGTCCTCGCCGTGCAGCCACAGCGACCACCATACTTTTTGAGCAACAGGAGAACATCGCCTGCAGTTATTTTGTGATTGGAACTCGACCTTTGTTTCCAGTGATgagtacaaaattaattgtttgataGCGCTAGTTCACACACCACGATTGTCAACCCCTACTAacctcttccttttttttatatacTTGCCAAGACAAAAGATGACACGTCACAATAcaatatttaatcttttgtaataaactggcagcaatatttttttcattttcttgaattgtcgctagtctcattttctttatttcaccCAGAAATCTGAATTTCGTGTCAATTAGATTTACGAATCGGATGGCCGCAGCGAAcccttgaaattaatttgatttaaatcctgGATGAGAACTCAGTTGCGTACcttttgcttatttaaggttaaaatttaaataaataagctggcATTCCTtacttttcaactaaaatttagattaatggCATTTGGCCATTAGACTACTATAATTgttgagaataaattatttataatgttCACCTTTCCTtaataaactataaaaaaaattgaattttgtcgATTTTTTCATCAGAACCAAATGGCATTACAGtgtattaattcaaattttctagcGCTTGATGATTAcatttatttcgattcctctcgtcgtgaTTATCTTTTCATTAGCGTATTAGGGAAAcattttgttgtgaaataaattagggtttcaagtaaggagacacacctcaccatttgaaaagcatgctaatttcgcagccacttttctcccAGAGACAATtgtggcttcaactgaatcctaagggattgagttcatgcattggcagcAAGCGTCATGCACCCGAATAGTCTGGACATGGAAAAGGTCGCATGTAAAACCgtctcaaataaattcaatgatttttaattattattcttgtttattttcaaccaagtcaaaaatacatatcgttcgtgccgcggaaaaaAGTCCGATCTCCAACTTTCCACTTTGTAGCAAAAATCTAATAGACTTTTTCGCCAACGGTAAAATTGTCCGATCAAACGTATCCCACATTTTACAAGAGttaataaaaacttaatagccaagttaaattttgtttatccaTGGCATTCCTTCaagattttgttattttagaCCTTCATTTTCACAATGTGACTTTCATGTATTTACTATCAAATCTTCCATTTACTAATAAATCAGAGGTTTTTGTGTCAAGTGTATACGCTATTACATTTATATCACTTATAATGTTGGATTTTTTCATAGAAAATATGCTCCtcgtgcatttttatattgataatATCACTTATTGTGCTTATTGTTAATAGTTTattgggaaaaaataatactgcGAAGGATTTTGATATTCTGAACATGCACTTGGCCTTTGGCCTACACAGacctaaattttttcaaaaggtGCGAGGGAGGGGCCATTGGCTTCAACAACCGTGCACGCATCTCCGTGAGGCGGCAGCTGCGAGGCGACGTGAACGACCGGCACCAGCGTCTGCAGCCGCCACCAGTGCGCAGTGTTTTCGGTCAACGTGCGTTTTCCTTCAGAGTGGTGCAGACGTGGAACGATATGCCACCTGAGCTCAAGGACTGCACCGTAGCTGAATTTCCCTCCCTGTGTAAAAAGTACTTGTGGCAAGTGCACAATGATCGtgattattgttaaaaatatgtgaTTTGCGGCATAGTGCGGCGTGATATTACCCTGTGATTGATCGTTATAGCATTTTTTCGCTAGTGCTGTTCGCCCTTTCttacccgcataaaaaaatataacccaggaatatcctGATTAATCCtagattaatctaaatttatctgaaaaaattaatccaaaaaaatgttccaggattaatcctggatTAATCAAGATTAACCTAAGATAgtttaagatcaatctagagatcAATCTACAGGAAATATCCTCTGATTATTCTTTGGATCTATCTaagattaatccaaaaaattaatttctggaaTGTTCCTGGAATGAATCCtgattaaccttaaaatgttctaaagtcaatctagagattaatctacaagaatatccctagaataatcccaaaggggaaatttgaataaagttaaatagaatatccccagattattccatggatcattctgagattaattcaaaatatttttttaatgttcctagaatattctttaaaaaaccctaaaagagaagaacttagatatttttcttacagtttaaaacacaaaattaaatatgaaacataattcaatcaagaaaattaactgccatactgttaaatattttgaaatcgttatcacaaaaaatttttctcgcaaatatttttttaattaatgcgatggattaaattttcatatgaaaacctaacaaattttttatgatcttaaaaaaattatgatgcctttatttttcaaagaatctgcccagattaaaaagggtaaaaatcataaattcgattaaataaattaatttcttaacacaaagagtcttaaattaatgctaccgacaaacgggcaaatttgaaaataaaggtcagaaggacaaaaaagggttaaaagggcgattttagtgtgcgcgtggtagcggcggctgcacatgcatgcacgctcttgcatggaatgcctgctgcctgccactgttgtggagcgggggaggggcgacggGCGCTGGCAGCAGGACTGGCGAGCActgcgagcagcagcagcaagagacttacaaaatcctgcttcgctctctttgtctaacgcgtcaacggtcaaccgccgtggttcaaagttaaagttattaacggacgcaggacgccgCCAGTATGGGACAACACGGACGTCCCGCGGACTCGGACGGATGGCCTGGATCCAGCGGTTAACAGGGTAAGtctcattttatagattagcgtccaaagaaattagaatattagatcgcgcaactttgaaatccaacggttttatggtaaaattacacttttcgccgctacttatgcagttttcgccaccaatattttgatatgggattcTCGCAAGTCCTTAAGTTATTAACTAGAACCccataaataagtttgggtggcggaaactgtaaatcggtgatgaaaaatgtgtaatttttctatgTAAATCGCGGTGGCATTTCTGGATCTGTTCTTGTCATGCTGCCTTTGCCTGAACCAAATCATTTTGTTGCACAGCCTGTCCTTCATTCTTTTTCTTATTGACATGAACTGTAtgattaatttgtcaaaagcagtattttgatttgtgtttAATCTTAAATACTGATATTTGTGTAGTGCCCAAAATGTTTGGATGTATTATGCACTCTGTCATTGTGAAACCATATTGTTATGCTCTACTGCCTgtatgtgaaattaaaaataaaataattattgttggaataaatatatatgtttaattattgtgtaaatcccaattaaaatttaagacaataataaattaaattttattaaaataaatagccaaggactaatttttttcacgtttGAAATTGATCCTGGATTAATTTGAGGAAGTTCCTAAGAAAGACCGAAGAATGTTCCAGGAATATTCTTAGGAGGAACGCAAGAGTTTTCTGACATCCCCCTAAGAACATCCCTGGGACATTCTAGGATTATCTTTTTGGGATAATCCTcggattaatctaaaaacacgaaaaagcgTCACCAATATCAGCCCATAATTGTTCCTGAGGATTGATCCTCGAACAAAGAGGTATATTCCTAGAACAATCCTGGACTAAATTTTTCTACGCGGGTacttaatttgatatttgatatatttgtattttatgtatatgacatggcaagaataaacaagaataatctatttgagcaaaaatctcTGAAAGCAACAAATTGTTGTCAAAGTCGATGGATTTGGACGAAAGTTTTTTTCCTAAACTTTGCTCTAATTGACCGAAAAAACAGTAgagaaaactccgactttccaatttttgcggattttgcgggcgttcaaatGCCAAAATCTGGGAACTTTGAGTACTTCGCAACTTTGCTCAGGATATGGTcttagaacaaaaattaaaaaactgtttaattcATCTCAACAAGCCAAACAACTTGTATGCTGGCCTCAAtgttgtaggtcaaaggtcaaggtcataaaaattggtttttggattttaaactcgaatttgaaaatgaagatgttgaattttttaatttttttttcatagccaaattgtagagcacaaaaaatagagttagaaacgttaaaattaggaatggcgtttttcctaattttttaataaaaaatgaaaaattcgaaaatccTTGTTTTTCTATGCTGGTAAATAACGATGATCgactaaatctcgacttctaatcatccgattttaaaaaaccgcataatgtcagactcgtctcgacgtccccaagtgcattaaaggggtatgaaacacaccaacccccaacccccttttaaccccgtCAATAACCTGacatttagcatttttcgtACGTTTCAGCACCTTAGCATGACGTTGACGattaattgtcttcttcaaaccaattcagttacttagttcacttcaaaacgagtcaaacggtttattatttttgttaataggaCCACcaaaacccgagattcggatgcacaaagtttttttaatcgagACGCCATGCATTAAATTCTTGATGATCGACGAAATCTCGaattctaatcatctgaatttgaaaaactgcatacACTTTTAGACTCGTATTGACGTCCCCACTAAAGAGACGTCACtaaagtgcactaaaggggtaagAGACCACCCAATCCCCCTCAGAAGTCGAGGGGAAAGGTCGCGCATCAGTCCTACGTTGCCACCGCCctctgaaaaacaaaatttccccaaaaaatcgtttaatgCACATTACAGATAAGGTGCTGAGGATTatagtgttaaaaaaataaattttcgagaaaatcggcctcaaagttagcattgttttaaatggagaaatCTCAAAGGAGTTTTTCTATCGCGATTTTCACCGAATTTCCGCATTTCCCCAAAGAAAAACTCGTACTGTCAGACAGATATCGAtcagaggattccaaatcatctGAGAAAACACGGTCGAGGATGTTagtacaattattattattgtaattcaCCATTTTTACTCCAAAAATGGTTCAGGATGGTCTTTGTGTTAACGCCATTAATGTAAACTACAAAATTCTATGCTAATTGGggtattctaaaatattttagttccaTATCACACTTCAATCTGCGTGATTTCATAATTCATAATGAGCCATGCCACTGGTTGCGCCTTACACGCAGATAATAGCCGTGAATAATGCTAAATTCATGAGCTAGATTATTTTATCCTGACatttgtgttttaataattgaccaatttttgcaatcaaacaaaaatattttgttcgagttttatttattcaaacttgAATTAGAGTATATAACATTTCTTGGTAGGACTTTACATAATAGATCACACTATGTCATACAAACGACAACcagttgtaattaattataaggaacacagctttttttattatattgttgccaagcaaaaaatcatattataacaaatacaaaatcaaCCACACatataatagaaaaatgtcTAGAATCCAAGTATTTTcgcaaaatgttttctacgattggaataatttcagcaaaattcaGATAATTTAGTAGGGAAGTGGGCCACACAAAACATGGCTGGCTATGCTAccttttggaaatatttctaatCCATCGCCTTGCCTCAACAATATTTGAGTCGATATCGTCTGCTGGTATCGATAAAATGTGTTGATATCTGTGATCATTTCTGCTGGCAGCTTCTTAAAGTTGGAGCACCAGCTGTCGGTGCCATCTCCGTTGTCGAACGTCGGTCCAATGTAAGCCAAGTGACCTGCTTCATCTGTGTAACCTTGCCAGAGTGTCCTAAAAACGTTGAAATCCTCTAAGCTTTCGAAAATGGCAAGGTGGCTGCCGAGAACACAGCAGTAGTCTGCTTCTGCTTGAGCGTAAgtctaaatttagaaaaatgttattttgatgcatttatttactGTTTGAATTACATACAGTTCCTAAAAAAAAgacatatttattgaaatattttttgccattcgATGCTGTCATGACAACTCCCTCCaatgctgaaataaaaaatagacatttcatttaaattttgccgtGAGCtggaaacatatttttttaataaaatctcgATAAAccaatttataatatatataaaattctgATAAAAAGTAAATGTATGTATACGGACAAATTTGAGATTATTAAAATGACAGGGAATCCAccttttaatataatttacagttaaaaatatgtttaattatgataaataCTTTGATTGTCCATTatctcaatatttaaaattaaaataataatgcgtcTATGATGAAAGAAAAGTAAATTGATTACATTTTCCAGTGTTTTTCAGTTCATCGATATATGTTTGCTGCAAGAACAACATTAGTATATCTTACTGTAAATTAGTCTAAATTTGGTAAGATTACATTTGGTACACAACTTGCTGCTGGATACACAGGACATACTCTCTCGGGGGTTTTAATTCCTCCTGTAGCAGTTACTGAAACCTGGcgaatacaaattaaaagatattattCTGTATGAATAGAGTTCTAAAAGTCACAGTGGCGTCTCCTTTGATGGCAGTTACGAGACCTAAAGTCAGGTCTggatcatttttctttccacaCTGGAACATCTGGGCCATCGTGTCACACTCGTCAGTGGATTctgcataaaaataatgatttgcaATTCTGTTTTGCACTTATAAAAAGCTTACGAATGGAAGTACAGGAATCAAAGTTTTCAAAACCATTCTGCATGGCTTGCGAGTCGTCGGCGGTCAAGTCCTCTAAGTTTCGCAAAATTTCATCCGTCACCAGTGACCcgctttttatcttttccataatcagattttatttgatttttaaaaagtgaactaaagaaatatatttacaacatGTCCTTTTTTCCCGCAGCACCTAAGATAACACTGCGAAGCAAAAATGtacacgattttttaaatgactcCAATTAATTTGCGTCGCCGCACTTTTAGATTGCGTCTTTGGTTGACGACGTCGCCGCTTGGATTCATGATTATATCATTCACTTCATCGTCTGTCACATTCCAAATTTCCGAGCAAGAGCGCGAAATTTGCAACGATTTATTGCCCGGTTGCAAAGCCTGAGAGACACAAAAACgacaaacattaaaatgtgaaattaaaaaaaaaaatgtaaaatatcaCTTCACAAAGAAACGGTTTTTGCTTGGAACAAGAGTCAGCGCCCAAATAAGTCTCACTCAAAGTcgaatttgtcaaattaatgaaaatgcacTGATCAGCACTCTCCGAGGGCATTTTCCCGTTTTTCCAGTTGGCTAGTTCTTccttgttcaatttttcattctctgaACACCAGAAGTGAGCACCTGGACATCCGCGGTTTGTGCCAGATGTCCAAAATTCCCTTCCACATTGATCAGGGTAGACTGATAAGAGTTTATAAAagagtcaaatttaaattaattggaaatatcATAATTCTACCTGCTCTGGGATATTTCGCAACCATTTTCGTGAGACAACTCAATTCCTCAAGAGCCTCAATCGAGGCCAATTTCATTCCCACGGAACAACAATAATTCCACGCGTCCAACCAATCCaactaataatttataatttttaaaagagaaaacataaattttaaaattcaaatttacagtCGCAGCCGAAAAAAGATAATCCCTGCCACAACCGGCATTCCACTGGCCGTGAACAAACAGATCTGAAATAgaagttcaaataattttgaataaattttggctcAAGTCACTAACCCTGTAATATGCCATTTTCGAAAAACGATTCCTACAATATATgaaatatattgttaaaaataatctctaaCGACAAGAAAAATCTTGCTTTTTGAGAACACTCCATCGGACAGTTTGGTTTGTTGCAGTTAGACGCCATCATCGTGCCACCCTTAAAACATCCAAGCtctcaacaacaacaaatactaaaattattcatctcaCCTGGCAAGCCATGACGTATTTGTGGCTGCAATTCCGGTCTGATAAAAGTACACCGCTCGAATTTTTCGTCACTTGCAAGTGTAGGCAGTTCTCGTTGGTCTGATTATTGTCCGGTTGCCCCGGAGCCCAGGAAAGCGAGTCGGGAAGGTTGACGGCCCCTGGGCACCAGGCCCACCTTCCCCAGGTGCCCATTGCGCATCCCGCCGTCCAATAATTATAGTTTAGCGTCCAGTTCGCTTTAGTCGAGTTGCTTAAACACTCAAAGTCAGACGCCGAGCTAAACCATATCGGGTGCATTCCTAATCTGCAACAAAAGTCCCAATTCTGCTGCCAAGTGCCCTTTGaggattaataataaattaattagtttttttgctaaaaattgtaaaatttaacactAACAAGATTGCCAGAGAAAATGTATGATTTCTTGCAGGTACTTATCCATTTCCCATACTTTTCTTTAtctgaatttataaattttaatgaataaattagctAAAAAGGATtgtgcatttaattatttaacaatcgCTGCCAAAAGTGTTTCGATTTAGCTGATTATTATTGATCGGCTGTTCATGGGAGTAGCCAATGTGGAATAAATTCGCGATTTGtatggatattattttttattattagttaaaatgggattttttctAGGATTCTCGATTTACCCTTAATATTCCCGTTTGCGTCAAATAATGTGCTCTATAcattcgaaaaaaataattaatatacgTCAGAATTAATACGAAACATACGTCTTTGTTGCAATTAAGAGCGAGGCAAGAGTCTTGATAATCACCTTTTGGCTAATTtatcagtttttaaatatgttaatttaaaaaatacatgtaATATCTATTTACATATACCTCACACAAAAACGGAAACAGTGAATTAGAATCTGACGTTTGCAAGACGGCAGCACCGTTAAGCATGGACGTTGTGAGTCCTTTTTGAACAATTTCCAAACTGTTCATTTCTTGCATGATCGCTGGAAGGATGATTTCTCTTTTCTCGTTGCACCAGGCGAAactcaaattgtaattttggcACGACACGTTTCCTTCGTTGGAGCCAATGGTCCAGACGGTAGAATCGGTGCCAACATCTTTAAAGCGttaagacaaaattaaaatgaataaaattaaaacacgaaccttgaagcaatttttgaacaagATTCATTTTAAAGGCGTCCTGCacggaaattaaattcaaattgcgcGAAAAGCAGTTCTTGGCCGCGTCAACTTGAGTCGCTACTGCTGACGAAAACAGAAACGTCATTCCGTTTCTAATAATTTGCTtgcctgatttaaaaaagcataaatttaGGTATCTCTTCAACGtcataattttcctcttaCTCGTACTTGCGCTGATCACTGATGATGCaccctgaattaatttaatgccaACGTGTTAATTGTGTCGATATATAGCGTGAACTATTGTGTAATGCTACTTTATTAAAAcacttatttgaaatttttcattaaaa
This window encodes:
- the LOC135939351 gene encoding uncharacterized protein LOC135939351, which gives rise to MRILVHLSIVLVLITVMYQFVHCGGRNNQHRKRFLSKVKLKHSRRIQIIKCCGGSKCSSSFMRKPKRRTSDFKTNTTQGNFQTAVTKNDSRDYENKAISESDPTPSEPNQNPIDTETSSSDQGIASSEPTNLELTTVTISQSANMQVTSTTITTAKPINFACEQSRCANFSFIANQGASSVISASTSKQIIRNGMTFLFSSAVATQVDAAKNCFSRNLNLISVQDAFKMNLVQKLLQDVGTDSTVWTIGSNEGNVSCQNYNLSFAWCNEKREIILPAIMQEMNSLEIVQKGLTTSMLNGAAVLQTSDSNSLFPFLCEPKGDYQDSCLALNCNKDSTLFDANGNIKDKEKYGKWISTCKKSYIFSGNLGTWQQNWDFCCRLGMHPIWFSSASDFECLSNSTKANWTLNYNYWTAGCAMGTWGRWAWCPGAVNLPDSLSWAPGQPDNNQTNENCLHLQVTKNSSGVLLSDRNCSHKYVMACQGGTMMASNCNKPNCPMECSQKESFFENGILQDLFVHGQWNAGCGRDYLFSAATLDWLDAWNYCCSVGMKLASIEALEELSCLTKMVAKYPRAVYPDQCGREFWTSGTNRGCPGAHFWCSENEKLNKEELANWKNGKMPSESADQCIFINLTNSTLSETYLGADSCSKQKPFLCEALQPGNKSLQISRSCSEIWNVTDDEVNDIIMNPSGDVVNQRRNLKCYLRCCGKKGHVIKSGSLVTDEILRNLEDLTADDSQAMQNGFENFDSCTSIQSTDECDTMAQMFQCGKKNDPDLTLGLVTAIKGDATVSVTATGGIKTPERVCPVYPAASCVPNQTYIDELKNTGKSLEGVVMTASNGKKYFNKYVFFLGTTYAQAEADYCCVLGSHLAIFESLEDFNVFRTLWQGYTDEAGHLAYIGPTFDNGDGTDSWCSNFKKLPAEMITDINTFYRYQQTISTQILLRQGDGLEIFPKGSIASHVLCGPLPY